The genomic interval AGACGAAGTGTTCATGGGGTTGGTCGTCGGTTGCAAGCCAGGCTCGTAGACCTTCATTCAACAAAATGTTTTTCGTGTAAAACGTCTCGAACTCTGGATCTTCCGCCGCCCGAATTTCCTGGGAAACAAAGTCGTAGGCTCGCAGGTTAAACGCGAGACCAATCATGCCGATCGAACTCATCCACATGCCAGTAACGGGCACAAACAACATAAAGAAGTGCAACCAGCGTTTGTTGGAAAATGCGATGCCAAAAATCTGCGACCAGAAACGGTTAGCCGTCACAAACGAATAGGTTTCCTCTTGTTGAGTTGGATTAAATCCACCGAAGGTGTTGAAGCCGCGCGAATCTTCAAACAGCGTATTTTCAACGGTGGCACCGTGAATTGCACAGAGCAACGCTCCCCCCAAAATTCCTGTCACTCCCATCATGTGAAAGGGATTCAGGGTGAAGTTATGAAACCCTTGCACAAATAGAATGAACCGGAAGATACCTGCAACCCCAAAGCTGGGTGCAAAAAACCAGCTGGATTGACCCAACGGGTAGATTAAGAAGGTGGCAACAAAGGTGGCAATCGGAGCAGAAAAGGCGATCGCAGTATAGGGACGAACACCCACTAGACGGGAAATCTCAATCTGGCGCAAAGCGAAGCCTATCAGCCCTATTGCTCCGTGGAAGGCGGTGAAAGTCCACAAGCCACCAATTTGGCACCAACGGGTAAAGTCGCCCTGTGCTTCCGGCCCCCACAGCAACAGCAGGGAATGCTGAAAACTGTTGGCTGGGGTAGAAACGGCAACGGTAAGGAAATTACAACCTTCCAGATAGGAACTTACAATTCCATGGGTGTACCAGGAAGTTACAAACGTTGTTCCGGTAAACCAACCTCCCAACGATAAGAAAGCACAGGGAAAGAGCAACAGCCCTGACCAACCGATAAACACGAAGCGATCGCGCTTCAACCAGTCGTCCAGAACTCGAATGATGTCTCCCCCTGATCGACCTTGTTCAACTGCAATAGTCATTCAATCTCCTCCAAAAAAATGATGAATTGAGAATTATGAATGATGAATTGAGAATTTTGAACTCTGTAATTCAAAACCCATCATTCATCATTCATAAGTTCTTGGCTAATACGCCTCGGTGCCATCGTTGACAAAGTACGGAGCACCCGGAGCAGCAAGCGCCTGAATAATGTGATCGAAATAGGGCGTGGCTTCTGCTGCATCCTCCTCTCCGAGTAGGGCGATCGCTTCTTCTTTCAGACATTGCACTGCCACAACCCAATTTGCTAAGGGAATGCCGAGAGAAATGTACATCTCCTTCATTCCAAGCGTGCCAATGTCAATCATGGGTTGTTCATTGCCTGCCAAAATGCAGTAGGCAACCAACCGCACATACCACCCCTGATCGCGCTGACAAGAAGCTGTTCTACGGGGATTGCCCATATTACTGGGCGTGATTGGGCACCGCTTCCAAAACCGTTGGCAACCTCGTTGGACAATGTCTGTTTCATTTTTTGCCAGGATCTCAGCAATTCGAATCCGTCGCTCTCCGGTTTTGCAGAAATTCTGTAACATCTGCAACTCAGCCGGAGACGGATAACGCAGTTCTTCATCTGCATTCAAAATCACTTGCGTCACCAGGCTGCCCATTGTATTTAGTGAACTCATAACTGGACTTCCTTCGTGTGATGGGGGGTAGGTGGCAGGGTCAGGGGTTATTGACGAACAACCAATCACCAACAACCCGTGACGAATGACCAATCACCAATGACTTACAACTAACAACCAATCATCGAAACAAATTATTCGATTGCGATCGGTTCAACCGGGGGGGTCTGTGTTTCATTGGCATGCGCTGCTTCAGTCGTGGCAGAGGCTACCTCTGTCGATGGGGAGTCTGTTTCGACCTGGGGTGGTTTCTCACCATGCTGTGCCTCACCGTGGTGGGCTGGTTTTCCCGCCATTTGTAATTCAGGTTGGCGAATGCCGTAGCGGCTGAAGTTTGCCCCCTTGAGGGAGGCTTTTACCCAATTGCTCAAATCTGCAACACGGGTTTCTGTGGCGATCGGGTTACCCAGACCAATGGTGTAGGTTGCCACTTCAGAATTACCCCGCGATCTCATTTCATAACCCCTGGGCGTCACAAAGCGTTCATAGGGAACGGTATCTTCTCCAAAGGTTTCGAGGTAGTCCGCACTGTCTACGAGCGCATCAATCAACGCATTAAAGCCTTGCCGGGCACAAATGTCGTAGTACCGACCAATTTCTTCCCGCCCGTAGGTGGGGCGACCCAACAAACGCCGATGGATGTATTCGATCGCCTTGGTGACATACAACGAATCCCAATACAGCTTGCGGAACAGGCGAGATTTGGCTAACCGCCGGACAAATTCCCGTACCGTAATTTCGCCACTACTCAGCTTCAGTTCTGCTGGGACTAGCCGTTGTTCAGCGTACACATCGCGTCCAAACAACTGCCGATAGGCCCCCAAAATTACCGCTTCTGGAGAATTCTTCGACAGACTAACACTCGGTCCTTGCTTCGAACCTGCCCCATTTCCGTTTGTATGAACGCGCTGATCCAACTTGAGGATGCGATGGTTGGAAGAACCTGGCACCTTGCCCAATGGGGCTGCATGGTTACCATTGCCATTCCCGTTTCCGGCTTCAGAGCGAATCAAAATTCGGCGGTGATCCTTACCAACCAGAGCAGGACGTTCAGCATTCCAACTGGTTTGTGGGAAGACTGCACCAAATTGAATTTCGAGTGGATCATTGCCAGCGCCGTAGGGATGCTGGTTGGGCAAGGGTTTGCGGTACTCACCAAACAGCGTAATGAATTGGGGCACTTTATGCACAGGCGCACTGTACTTAAACAGGGAAAACTGCGGTCCCCAATTGCGGCATTCCTGAGCTTCATAGCCGTAGCCACGCAGGTAGGGCACCGTTTCTTCCCCAAAGTAGTCAGAATATTCCTCAGAATCGACCAGTGCATCAATCAGGGCGTGCAATCCGTTTTTAGAAATGACATCGAAGTATTCCTGGAACTCTTCGATCGAACTCACCCCCCGTCCCAGGAAGTGACGCACCGCCAACTCAATCGCACGGCTAACCACAAACGGTTCATAGAAATATTTCCGATACAGGCGAGATCTTCCTAACTGGCGAATGAACTCTTTAGTTGAGAATTCACCACTTTTGAGTTTGGATTCCAGATCCGCCAAATTTACCCCATACTCCCGCGTAATATCCCGTTCAAAAACCTGGCGATAGGCAGCTCTGATGGCTTCTTCCTGTTGCGTTGCAGATTGCCCCGGTTTGATTACGTATTTCGATCGCGGGGTTTCTGCCAGCGTATATTGGGCGGGCAATACCAATCCCTGTTGATCGGCAGAAAATCCCTGTCTTAACTGCACTGAGGGTTTTTCAGCCAGATATTCAGCCACCAATACATCAAACGGCTCGCGGATAATTTCACTGGCTTCCGGGTCTTGCTTAAAGAAACGCAGCGATCGCCACCGCATCTCTCGAATTGCCACCACTGTGGCTTCTGTGACATCTTCGGGAATCACACCCCGTAACCCCCGCACATTCACAGCCAGAATGCTGGAATCTCCAGCAACGATCGCGTAGGTCACATAACGCAAAAACCATGCCAGATCCCGCATCGAATTTTTCATCCGACGGGGACCATAACGAGCCACATTAATCGTGCGAAACCCACTGGGAAGGGGATCGCGATCGTCTCCAAATTGCGTTTGCAAGTACTGAAACACTCCCCGCAGTGGATTCCCATAACCTCTGGGCACTTCCAACTTAAGGACTTCTTTCGGTGGGGCAGACACAAACCTCAACGGCACATTCGAACCCGGCATCTGCTCACGGTAGAGCGGTTTTGCCAGATCCATGTAAGCCATCGGCGATCCGTTAAAGAAAATTCGATCGGCGGCAGCAGCAACAATTTCGTTCGCGTTCTGGCTCAGGATTGCAGCAATTTGCAATCGCTTTTCCCCAGAACTGAAGAAGTTAGCCAGGGTTTTTAGTTCACTTTGTTTCAAGGTGCGATCCTGCTGGGCTGCTTGAGAGACGATCGCAGTGGGTAAAGTGTGATATCGTTGCGGCTTTGCCGCTGGGCTTCCGCCACTAGCATGAGCACTCATTGGATTTTAATGACTCCCTTGAGAAATACTTTTCAGGTGCATTTTTAGGTATTAGCAATTAGCGATTAGCAGTCAGCGATCCCCTCGGCGTTTGCAGATCGGTTGGGGATTGCTTTGTGGCAATAAAACCTGACGCCAGTACGGGTTACGCTGTCGCCAACCCATCCTACGCTTCAACGGTTATGCCCATTTCAAGCCGCAAGGTTGATCTATTCCCTTCTCTCTGCCTTCTGCCTCTCTGCGTCCCCGCGTCCCGTCTTCCTGTCCTGCCCGCTGCCTTCTAAGGAACCAGTCCTTGAATTAGGTAATCAAAATAGGGCGCAACTTCTGCCGCGTCCTCTAAAGACAACATCTCCAATGAGACTTCCTTAAGGCAACGCATACATTCAGCCAGATTTCTGAGGGGAACCCCCAAAGAAACATACATTTCCTTTGCGCCTCGGACACCAATTTTGTCGATCGGGTCAACGTCTCCCACAACCAGTGAAGAAACTATCAGGCGCACATACCAGGTTTGATCTCGCATACAGGATGCCCGATAGGTTGGGTTACCGCTATTGCTTGGTGTCACCGGACAGCGCTCCCAAAACCTCAAGCTTCCTTTTTCAACAATTTTTTGCTCATTGGTTGCCAGAATATTGGCGATCCGCAAACGATTTCTTCCAGTTTCGTAGAAATCGCGAATCGCATTCAGTTCCCCAACGCTTAAATAACGAGCCTCACGGTCAGCATTTGCAATCGATCGGGTAATGATGCTCATTGATTTCCAGTTAAGTCAGTTTGTTAAGGAATGGGAATTAAATAAGTTCGATCGTCGGTAAGGGCGGGTTTTGCCATCAAACCATTGCGGGGTAATGATTAGTTTGCTAAACCCACCCTTACAGTTTGCGGATTTATTAAATCCACAATCCTAAGCGAGTGATGGTAATCGGTAATGGGTAATGGGTCAGGTGGTAGGTAACAGGTAGCAGGTAGCAGTCTTTGCTCCTAATTACCAATGATCCATTACCCATGATCAATTAACCGCTTTAACTCAAGCCCGTAGAAATGTAATCAAAATACTGACCAATTTCTTTACCCGCTTCAGCCCCAACCAGATTGGTTGTTACTTCCTTCAGCGCCTGCACCGCCCGAATTGTGGCACCCACGGGCACACCCAGGGAATTGTAGGTTTCCCTCAAGCCATTCAGAATTCGCTCATCCAGAATGGAAGCGTCACCTGCCAACATGGCATAGGTGGCATAGCGCAGGAAATACTCCAGGTCGCGGATGCAGGCAGCATAACGACGGCAAGTGTACATGTTGCCACCCGGAGCGGTGATATCGGTATACATCAAGGATTTTGCAACCGCTTGTGTGATCAAAGAATTGGCATTGCCGCTGATGGCGATCGCTGTTCTTGCTCGCAGTTCCCCACTTTTGAAGTAACCTTTGAGCTTTTCTACCCCAGCATTATCCAAAAACCGACCTTGAACATCAGAAGAATTAATGAGTGCTGTAATTGCGTCTTGCATCGTTATCTGTCCTCAAAAACTTGTAAAAAATCAGATGGTAGGTGATGGGTATCAGAGGTCAATTATCAGTTTTCAATCATCAGTTACCAGTTAAGTATTGTTTACTGTTCACTGTTCACCGATCCAACTAAAAACTCAGAACTCACAACTTCAACCTTTTATCTTTCATCCTTAATCCCTTACCTTTCATCCCTAATCCTTTAAGAAAGCGATTGGATGATCAAATCAAAATAGGGACCAACTTCAGAAGCATCCTCAGGGCTTAGGAGACTGACAGCCTCGTCTTTAACGCATTTCATGCATTCCACAATATTTCTAAGGGGAATTTCCAGCGAGTTGTACATCTCCTTAATTCCAAGGGTGCCAATTTCCACGAGTGGCTCTTCACTTCCTGCCACGATGGAGTAGGCAACTAACCGCACGTACCAACCTGCATCTCGCTGGCAGGAAGCCGTCTTACGGGGATTACCGCTGTTACTGGGCGTAACAGGAACACGCTCCCAAAATTTAGCAAACGCGTTTTGAATAATCCGCTGTTCATTTTCGGCTAGAGCTGAAGCAATACGAATTCGCTGCTCTCCCGTCTTTAAAAAATCTTGATAAATCCGCAATTCCTTAGGAGCCGGATAGCGGGACTCACTATCAGCATTTAAAATCAACTCCGTTACGAGACTCATTGTTTTCTCCTGACTAAAAGGTGCAGAAATCTCCTACAAAACAACTTCCCAATTTTGTTTGAATGGGAGAACTGTTTGTGGTTAAACCAGAACAAATGATAACGAACTCAGTTCATAACTAATGATAAGAAAGATAAGAAAAGAAGCTAAAGAACCTATAAAGCGACTCAGGATCTTAAAGAAAGTTAACATTAAATTTTAGTATCTATTTCCTAATTGGAATTATTGCGTTCGTCCCTTAAGTTTTTTCAAGGAAGACGTGTAAATAAACCATTCAAAACTTATCGCTAAAACATAAATACCAGGGCGTGCTTTAAAGTTGCTGAGGACTGAGTGCTGAGAAAAGGTGAATACTCAACTCCCTGGCACCGACTCCCTAACGCCTAATAAAAAGCGCCCTCTTTTGGAGAGCGCTTTCTTGAGCTAGTTGGACTATCCAGACACACGTTAGATCCTTCAATGCTCCAATAGACGACTTATGGAGAATGATTTTTACGGCGTAAAAATCACCTTGTTAAACCTCAATCCGGGATGGACAGGCAGCAGTCTATTAGGGCAGAAAGAAGGTGATTCAACCAGCAATTGCAGGGGCACGCATTGCCAGGGGAATCGATTCTCCTCCCGCCAGGTCAAGTGGGAAGTTATGGGCATTGCGTTCATGCATCACCTCAAATCCCAGGTTCGCTCGATTCAATACATCTGCCCAGCTAGGTAGTACCCGTCCCTGAGAGTCGAGAATGGATTGATTGAAGTTGAACCCGTTCAGGTTGAATGCCATGATGCAAATACCCAGGGCAGTTGCCCAGATACAAATGACTGGAAACGCTGCCAGGGTAAAATGCAGCGATCGGCTATTGTTGAAGCTGACATATTGCCAGAGTAACCGTCCCAAATAACCGTGGGCAGCAATGATGTTATAGGTTTCTCCTTCCTGCCCAAACTTGTAGCCATTATTTGCCGATTCAAACTCAGTTGTTTCGCGCACCAGGCTAGAAGTAACCATGCTTCCGTGCATCGCACAAATAAATGACCCGCCAAACACGCCAATAACCCCTAGCATGTGGAACGGATGCATCAAGATATTGTGCTCTGCCTGAAACACAAACATGAAGTTGAAGGTGCCACTGATTCCCATGGGCAGACCATCGGAAAAGCTACCCTGTCCGATCGGATAAATCCAAAAGACGGAGGTTGTCGCCATTACAGGCGCACTGTAGGCAACGGCAATCCAGGGACGCATACCCAAACGGTAACTCAGCTCCCACTCCCGTCCTAACCAGCAACAAAGGGCAGGGGGATAGTGGGCACCAATCATCTGATAGGGACCTCCGTTGTACAGCCACTCATCAATACTGGCAGCCTCCCATATGGGATAGAAGTGCAGCCCGATCGCATTGGATGAGGGCACAACAGCAGCCGTAATCAGATTATTGCCATACAGCAGTGAACCAGAAACCGGCTCCCGAATACCGTCGATATCCACGGGTGGAGCGGCAATGAACGCAATTACAAAAACGCACAGAGAAACCAGCAACATTGGAATCATAATCACACCAAACCAGCCCACATAAAGCCGGTTTTCAGTGCTAGTGACCCAGTTGCAGAATTGATCCCACACAAGGGGAACTCTGCGCGATCGCTGGAGAAGTGTAGTCATAGGTTTTGACCAGTACTGAACTACGATTGCAAATAATCAAAGAAACAAGATCACCCTCTTTGACAAGCGTTACCAGCTTCAAACAAGAATATTGGTAATGGATAGAAATTTGTAATTCGCTACCCATTACCAACAACCGAAGATGGTATCTATCTGCCTTAGAGGGTAACTACTCAAAGTGATATGTAAGGAGAATAGGAGAAGAAACTAAAGAACTTCTAAAGGCATGAATATTTTTGAAGAAAGATTTCAATTAACACTTAGCAATCCACAGAGAATAAGTAGACTCATATCTTGCACCAAGGTCAGAAACCGGGTTTCTTGCCATTAATCCAACCTGAAACCCTTAATTCTTCGTTCAGAAACCCGGTCTCCCAAAGCTTGTTGAGAATGGTGCAAGATGTCAGTAAACAGAAAATAAGCAGATAGAAAATAATTGGAAGCGCATCCATAAACGAAGGATCGCGAATAGCTGAAGGTTGCCAGCTACGATTCACCCGGCAACCTTTGCTCATACCGATTCGACCGTGACAACCGGATTGCGGGGCGTGCGTCAAGCAACACCGGCGCACGGTTTGCCCTGGTTTCGGTGCGTTACGCTGACGCGCACAGAACCTGCACGTGAATGTCCTCCCCTCCCCCAGGAATGGCATCTGAATAAATCCCCGATCCTTAGCAACCGATTAACTGATGGTTGATCCGTGAAAACTGATGATCGATAACTGCTATCGCTTCCCAACCTCCGCCATCCCGCGCAGCAGCCGAATGCGTTCAAGACGGTTCAGAATGCGAG from Kovacikia minuta CCNUW1 carries:
- the psbA gene encoding photosystem II q(b) protein; its protein translation is MTTLLQRSRRVPLVWDQFCNWVTSTENRLYVGWFGVIMIPMLLVSLCVFVIAFIAAPPVDIDGIREPVSGSLLYGNNLITAAVVPSSNAIGLHFYPIWEAASIDEWLYNGGPYQMIGAHYPPALCCWLGREWELSYRLGMRPWIAVAYSAPVMATTSVFWIYPIGQGSFSDGLPMGISGTFNFMFVFQAEHNILMHPFHMLGVIGVFGGSFICAMHGSMVTSSLVRETTEFESANNGYKFGQEGETYNIIAAHGYLGRLLWQYVSFNNSRSLHFTLAAFPVICIWATALGICIMAFNLNGFNFNQSILDSQGRVLPSWADVLNRANLGFEVMHERNAHNFPLDLAGGESIPLAMRAPAIAG
- the psbD gene encoding photosystem II D2 protein (photosystem q(a) protein); the protein is MTIAVEQGRSGGDIIRVLDDWLKRDRFVFIGWSGLLLFPCAFLSLGGWFTGTTFVTSWYTHGIVSSYLEGCNFLTVAVSTPANSFQHSLLLLWGPEAQGDFTRWCQIGGLWTFTAFHGAIGLIGFALRQIEISRLVGVRPYTAIAFSAPIATFVATFLIYPLGQSSWFFAPSFGVAGIFRFILFVQGFHNFTLNPFHMMGVTGILGGALLCAIHGATVENTLFEDSRGFNTFGGFNPTQQEETYSFVTANRFWSQIFGIAFSNKRWLHFFMLFVPVTGMWMSSIGMIGLAFNLRAYDFVSQEIRAAEDPEFETFYTKNILLNEGLRAWLATDDQPHEHFVFPEEVLPRGNAL
- the apcD gene encoding allophycocyanin subunit alpha-B yields the protein MSIITRSIANADREARYLSVGELNAIRDFYETGRNRLRIANILATNEQKIVEKGSLRFWERCPVTPSNSGNPTYRASCMRDQTWYVRLIVSSLVVGDVDPIDKIGVRGAKEMYVSLGVPLRNLAECMRCLKEVSLEMLSLEDAAEVAPYFDYLIQGLVP
- a CDS encoding phycobilisome rod-core linker polypeptide → MSAHASGGSPAAKPQRYHTLPTAIVSQAAQQDRTLKQSELKTLANFFSSGEKRLQIAAILSQNANEIVAAAADRIFFNGSPMAYMDLAKPLYREQMPGSNVPLRFVSAPPKEVLKLEVPRGYGNPLRGVFQYLQTQFGDDRDPLPSGFRTINVARYGPRRMKNSMRDLAWFLRYVTYAIVAGDSSILAVNVRGLRGVIPEDVTEATVVAIREMRWRSLRFFKQDPEASEIIREPFDVLVAEYLAEKPSVQLRQGFSADQQGLVLPAQYTLAETPRSKYVIKPGQSATQQEEAIRAAYRQVFERDITREYGVNLADLESKLKSGEFSTKEFIRQLGRSRLYRKYFYEPFVVSRAIELAVRHFLGRGVSSIEEFQEYFDVISKNGLHALIDALVDSEEYSDYFGEETVPYLRGYGYEAQECRNWGPQFSLFKYSAPVHKVPQFITLFGEYRKPLPNQHPYGAGNDPLEIQFGAVFPQTSWNAERPALVGKDHRRILIRSEAGNGNGNGNHAAPLGKVPGSSNHRILKLDQRVHTNGNGAGSKQGPSVSLSKNSPEAVILGAYRQLFGRDVYAEQRLVPAELKLSSGEITVREFVRRLAKSRLFRKLYWDSLYVTKAIEYIHRRLLGRPTYGREEIGRYYDICARQGFNALIDALVDSADYLETFGEDTVPYERFVTPRGYEMRSRGNSEVATYTIGLGNPIATETRVADLSNWVKASLKGANFSRYGIRQPELQMAGKPAHHGEAQHGEKPPQVETDSPSTEVASATTEAAHANETQTPPVEPIAIE
- the apcD gene encoding allophycocyanin subunit alpha-B, which translates into the protein MSSLNTMGSLVTQVILNADEELRYPSPAELQMLQNFCKTGERRIRIAEILAKNETDIVQRGCQRFWKRCPITPSNMGNPRRTASCQRDQGWYVRLVAYCILAGNEQPMIDIGTLGMKEMYISLGIPLANWVVAVQCLKEEAIALLGEEDAAEATPYFDHIIQALAAPGAPYFVNDGTEAY
- a CDS encoding globin family protein — encoded protein: MQDAITALINSSDVQGRFLDNAGVEKLKGYFKSGELRARTAIAISGNANSLITQAVAKSLMYTDITAPGGNMYTCRRYAACIRDLEYFLRYATYAMLAGDASILDERILNGLRETYNSLGVPVGATIRAVQALKEVTTNLVGAEAGKEIGQYFDYISTGLS
- the apcD gene encoding allophycocyanin subunit alpha-B, producing the protein MSLVTELILNADSESRYPAPKELRIYQDFLKTGEQRIRIASALAENEQRIIQNAFAKFWERVPVTPSNSGNPRKTASCQRDAGWYVRLVAYSIVAGSEEPLVEIGTLGIKEMYNSLEIPLRNIVECMKCVKDEAVSLLSPEDASEVGPYFDLIIQSLS